The proteins below come from a single Rosa rugosa chromosome 2, drRosRugo1.1, whole genome shotgun sequence genomic window:
- the LOC133729932 gene encoding protein WUSCHEL-like, producing the protein MYSSIFTSSHLMTQEPRTLQLMELQTPQQMEPQQQQPTEEGGNTQAAGSSANMDFWRSRTRWIPTPEQIRILKDLYYVKGFKCPSTEHIHEICLQLNQYGHVEGKNIYFWFQNVRAREKQMNRCNQAAPVPMGTSSLGTGGSIDLNFGSTGSTGAGGSIDINFGPAGGSIDINFGSTSSTDDGRSIDLNFGSTYSTGGQTSLQQRGGDHQEVQTLPLFPVHGEDVFGNLKTTSEEGSAFGYYSGGSGGYHSGSNVSLELSLNPSGAAD; encoded by the exons atgtattcctcgatattcacatcctctcacctcatgacccaagagccacgaactctgcaactaatggagctccaaaccccgcaacaaatggaaccacaacaacagcaaccaacagaggagggaggaaacacccaagcagctggaagtagtgccaacatggatttctggcgaagccgtaccagatggattcctactccagaacaaataagaatcctcaaggatctttactacgtcaagggatttaagtgcccatctacagagcacattcacgagatctgcctccagctgaaccagtatggacatgttgagggtaagaacatttacttttggttccagaacgtcagggctcgagagaagcagatgaataggtgtaatcaggctgctccagtgcccatgggaactagttctcttggtactggtggatccatcgatctcaattttgggtccactggttctactggtgctggtggatccatcgacatcaattttgggccagctggtggatccatcgacatcaattttgggtccactagttctactgatgatggtagatccattgatctcaactttggttccacctattctactg gaggacaaacatccctacaacaacgaggaggagatcaccaggaggttcaaactcttcctctgttccccgtgcacggcgaggacgtctttggtaacctgaagactacttccgaggaaggtagcgcatttggttactattctggtggctcaggcggttaccacagtggctcaaacgtttctcttgagctcagcctcaacccatccggagctgctgactag
- the LOC133729934 gene encoding probable WRKY transcription factor 31 — MDKGWGLTLDSDSLGFFLNKPPPSAAPPPNKRTNPFGGGDRMFSGIEFPVKSRPADENRVAVDEVDFFSDKNKNKNKNDDQELKAGNNTSVSVKKENWSGLDAVNTGLHLVTVNTGSDQSTVDDGVSSDQADNKRAKNHELAQLQVELQRMNAENQRLKEMLGQVTNNYNALQMHLVAVMQQQQQSQAAADQTSQDHDQNIEGKSEEKRHEIGSSGSLVPRQFLNLGPREETKADNDVSNSSSEARTRSASPQNNVSTNGKRVGREESPESETQGWGPNKVAKHNSPPKPIDQATEATMRKARVSVRARSEAPMITDGCQWRKYGQKMAKGNPCPRAYYRCTMAVGCPVRKQVQRCAEDRTILITTYEGNHNHPLPPAAMAMASTTTAAASMLLSGSMSSADGIMNQNNLLARAILPCSSSVATISASAPFPTVTLDLTTSPPLQFQRPQQGQFQLPFPGQPQNFGPSASNPQLPQGFGQALYNQSKFSGLQLSQELMNSTLAHQTQQQQQQQQQGQPSSFADTVSAATAAITADPTFTAALAAAITSIIGGSSHPNNNNSTTSNNSNGGNNNNNKIDSFPGN; from the exons atgGACAAAGGATGGGGTCTAACCCTTGATTCCGACTCCCTCGGCTTCTTCCTTAACAAGCCTCCTCCTTCCGCTGCTCCTCCTCCTAATAAGAGAACAAACCCGTTTGGCGGTGGTGATAGGATGTTTTCCGGTATTGAATTCCCAGTCAAGTCGAGGCCGGCCGATGAGAACCGCGTGGCCGTTGACGAGGTCGACTTCTTCTCtgacaagaacaagaacaagaacaagaatgaTGATCAAGAGTTGAAAGCCGGCAACAATACCAGTGTCAGTGTCAAGAAGGAGAACTGGTCTGGTTTGGACGCTGTAAAC ACTGGCTTGCACCTTGTTACTGTAAACACCGGAAGTGATCAATCGACGGTGGATGATGGGGTGTCATCTGATCAGGCGGATAATAAAAGAGCAAAGAATCATGAG CTGGCACAGTTGCAAGTTGAGCTCCAGCGTATGAATGCTGAGAATCAGAGACTGAAGGAAATGCTTGGTCAAGTGACCAACAACTACAATGCTTTACAGATGCATCTTGTGGCAGTAATGCAGCAACAGCAGCAAAGCCAAGCCGCGGCTGACCAAACCTCACAGGATCATGATCAG aatattgaaggaaagtctGAGGAGAAGAGACATGAGATTGGATCATCAGGATCATTGGTGCCTAGGCAGTTTCTGAACTTGGGTCCAAGGGAAGAAACAAAAGCGGATAATGATGTTTCGAATTCTTCATCCGAAGCCAGAACTCGATCAGCTTCACCTCAGAATAATGTTAGTACTAATGGCAAAAGGGTTGGTAGGGAAGAGAGTCCCGAGTCTGAAACACAAGGCTGGGGGCCTAACAAGGTAGCTAAGCACAACTCCCCACCTAAGCCGATTGATCAGGCCACCGAGGCCACCATGAGGAAAGCTCGAGTCTCAGTTCGAGCCAGATCGGAAGCTCCTATG ATCACTGATGGATGCCAATGGCGAAAATATGGACAAAAGATGGCGAAAGGAAACCCATGTCCTCGTGCTTATTATCGGTGTACCATGGCCGTTGGCTGTCCAGTTCGTAAACAG GTACAACGTTGCGCAGAAGACAGGACCATTTTGATCACAACTTACGAAGGCAACCACAACCACCCGCTGCCTCCTGCGGCAATGGCCATGGCATCCACCACTACTGCAGCGGCTAGCATGTTACTTTCGGGGTCCATGTCAAGTGCAGACGGGATCATGAACCAGAACAATTTGCTAGCACGTGCCATTCTTCCATGCTCATCAAGTGTGGCAACAATCTCAGCCTCAGCTCCATTCCCTACTGTCACATTAGACCTCACCACCAGTCCACCATTACAGTTCCAAAGACCACAACAAGGCCAGTTCCAGCTGCCTTTCCCAGGACAGCCCCAGAACTTCGGACCATCAGCCTCAAACCCTCAACTGCCCCAAGGTTTTGGACAAGCCCTATACAACCAGTCTAAATTCTCCGGGCTTCAACTCTCGCAGGAACTAATGAACTCGACATTAGCGCaccaaacacaacaacaacagcaacaacaacaacaaggtCAACCATCCTCGTTTGCTGACACCGTGAGTGCTGCCACAGCTGCCATCACTGCTGATCCGACCTTCACTGCCGCCCTAGCCGCCGCTATCACCTCCATTATCGGCGGATCGTCTCatcccaacaacaacaactccaCAACCTCAAACAATAGCAATGGCGGcaacaataacaacaacaaaatcgACAGCTTCCCGGGAAACTAA